In the Silurus meridionalis isolate SWU-2019-XX chromosome 6, ASM1480568v1, whole genome shotgun sequence genome, one interval contains:
- the LOC124387376 gene encoding MAM domain-containing glycosylphosphatidylinositol anchor protein 2-like, giving the protein MELPVMLLLVVCIPVAHVQGRPKAVLSIIPDSHVLIGERVVLKCEVQGRRGAQWIYSWYKNNNRLSEEEDGDYTFRPIMGLLIIQFVSESDSGDYTCRGQRRDSWRSKISDAVTLTVLAITKPTVRVNPQRSVYTEDTITLSCDLQQSTEWGIFWYKDYQDLQLHNGENANTFNVTVANEGETVYQCRAHRKNYIYYTEHSDPVEIIVRDPNRWHL; this is encoded by the exons ATGGAACTCCCTGTGATGCTCT tgttGGTTGTATGTATACCAGTGGCTCATGTTCAAG gGCGTCCTAAAGCCGTGTTGTCCATAATTCCTGATTCACATGTACTAATTGGAGAGCGTGTTGTTCTTAAATGTGAAGTTCAGGGAAGAAGAGGTGCTCAGTGGATATACAGctggtataaaaataataacagacTCTCAGAGGAAGAGGATGGTGACTACACATTCAGACCAATAATGGGGTTATTAATAATCCAGTTTGTTAGTGAGTCTGACAGTGGTGACTACACCTGCAGAGGACAAAGACGTGACTCTTGGAGATCAAAGatcagtgatgctgttacactgacgGTATTAG CAATTACCAAACCAACTGTAAGAGTGAATCCTCAACGCTCTGTCTACACTGAAGACACCATCACTCTGAGCTGTGATCTGCAACAGTCGACTGAATGGGGGATTTTTTGGTACAAAGATTATCAGGACTTACAGCTTCACAACGGTGAAAATGCAAACACATTTAACGTGACGGTTGCGAATGAAGGAGAAACAGTGTACCAGTGTCGCGCACACAGGAAAAACTACATATACTACACAGAGCATAGTGATCCTGTTGAGATTATAGTGAGAG